Within Actinoplanes sp. L3-i22, the genomic segment CCCGCTCGGCGCGACGCTGCGCGAGGTGGGCGCCTGCGTGGCCGGCGACATCTGCGCGATCACCAAGTCGGGCAGCGCGGAGACCGGCGACACGCTCTCCGGCAAGGACGACCCGATGCTGATGGCGCCGTGGTCGATGCCGGAGCCGATGCTGCCGATCGCGGTGGTCGCCAAGACCCGCTCGGACGAGGACGCGCTGGCCAAGAACCTGGGCCGGCTGGTCGCCGGCGACCCGGCGTTACGGCTGGACCGGAACGCCGACACCCACCAGCTGGTGCTGTGGACGATGGGCGAGTCGCACGCGGACGTGGTCCTGGACCGCCTCCGGGCCGGCGGGGTCGAGCTGGACACCGAGCCGGTCAAGGTGTCGCTGCGGGAGACCTTCGGCGCGCCGGCGAAGGGGCACGGCCGGCACGTCAAGCAGTCCGGCGGCCACGGGCAGTACGCGGTCTGCGACATCGAGATCGAGCCGCTCCCCCGCGGCAGCGGCTTCGAGTTCGTCGACAAGGTGGTCGGCGGCGCGGTGCCGCACAACTACATCCCGTCGGTGGAGAAGGGCGTCCGCGCGCAGTTGGAGAAGGGCATCGTGGCCGGTTACCCGGTCGTCGACCTGAAGGTCACGCTCTACGACGGCAAGGCGCACAGCGTGGACTCCTCGGACGCGGCGTTCCAGACCGCCGGCGCGATCGCGCTGCGCGAGGCGGCCGGCGTGGGGCAGATGACGCTCCTGGAGCCGGTCGACGAGATCGTGGTGCGGGTGCCGGACACGTACGTCGGCGCGGTGATGAGCGACCTGTCCGGGCGTCGCGGGCGGCCGCTCGGCTCGGACACCGAGGAGTCCGGCGGGCACAGCCTGGTCCGGGCCGAGGTGCCGGCGATCGAGCTGGTCCGGTACGCCGTCGAGCTGCGCGCGCTGTCCTCCGGGTCGGGCACGTTCTCCCGGTCGTACCTGCGTCACGAGCCGATGCCCCCGCACCTCGCCGAGCAGGTCAAGAAGGAGCACACCCGGTAACGGTCAGGCCGGCCACGCCTTGGCCAGCATCAGCCGGGTCTCGGCGAGCAGCTGCGGCAGGATCTTGGTCTGGCCGATCACCGGCATGAAGTTCGCATCGCCGCCCCACCGTGGCACCACGTGCTGGTGCAGGTGGGCGGCGATCCCGGCGCCGGCCACGGCGCCCTGGTTCATGCCGAGGTTGAAGCCGTGCGGGCGGCTGACCGCGCGGATCACCCGCATCGCCGTCCGGGTGAAGGCGGCCGTCTCGACCGTCTCCTCCTCGGTCAGGTCGGTGTAGTCCGCGACGTGCCGGTACGGGCACACCATCAGGTGGCCCGGGTTGTACGGATACAGGTTCAGCACCGCGAAGACCGTCACCCCGCGCGCCACCACCAGGGTGTCCGACTCGGGCAGGTCCGGGGCCTGGCACAACGGGCAACCGGCGGGCGCGTTCTCCCCGGTGATGTACGGCATCCGGTGCGGCGTCCAGAGCCGCTCCAACCCGTCCGTGGCGTCCATCCTCCGCATCCTAGGCGGTGGTCGCCCCGAGATCATGTACGTGATATCGGCCGGTGCCACCCCGCTTGGCCACGTACATCGCGGCGTCGGCGTCGCGCAGCACGTCGTCGGCGCCCTGGCCGGGCCCGGACAGGGCGATCCCGATGCTGGCCGGGGTCCGCAGCACGTGCCCGTCCACCACCATCGTCTCGTCCAGCGCCTGGACCACCCGCTCGGCGATCACCCGGGCGCCGGCCGGCTCGTTCAGGTCCTCGGCCAGGATGACGAACTCGTCGCCGCCGAGCCGGGCCACCGTGTCCTCGGTGCGCACGCAGGTCCGCAGCCGGTCGGCGACGATCCGCAGCACCCCGTCCCCGACGTCGTGGCCGTACGTGTCGTTCACCGGCTTGAACCCGTTGAGGTCGAGCAGCAGCACCCCGACCCGCCGGTCGGTGCGCTTGGCCCGGGCCAGCGAGCCGGTCAGCCGGTCCCAGAGCAGCGCCCGGTTGCCCAGCCCGGTGAGCATGTCGTGCATCGCCCGCCGGGTCAGCTCGGCGGTCAGCGCCACGCTGTCCAGCGCCAGCGACACCTGGGTGCGCAGCGTCCGCAGCGACGTGACCACGTCCTCCGGCAGCTCGTCCTCGGCCCCGACCAGCAGGATGCCGAAGAACCGCGCGCCGTTGAGCAGCGGCAGCAGCATCACCGGGCGGTCGCCGAGGGCGTCCATCCCGGTCAGGCCGAGCGCGGCCAGCGTGCGCCCGGCGATCACCTCGCCGCTCGCCAGCCGGACCAGCAGGCTGGCCGGCACCGCCTCGCCGGGGAGCCGGAACCCGGCCACCGTCTCCGCGCCGGACCCGGCCGCGTGCAGCACGCTCCAGACGTCCGGGTCCTCCGGAGTCACGCTGACGATCACGGTCCGCGCGCCGGGGCAGCCGTCGACCAGCGCCGCCGCGGCGGCCGCCGCCAGCCGCTGCACCTCGTTCGCGTCGTTGGTGGTGAGCAGGCCGGTGCCGAGGTCGTTGAGGATCTGCTCGCGGGTCATCGCCTGGCGCAGCGCGCCCAGGCCGGCGTCCAGCCGGACCAGCAGGCGGCTGTTGTCCCGCAGCGCGATCACCTGCCGGGTCACCACCAGGCCGGTGAGCAGGATGGAACCGGCGACGACCGGCCAGTACCGGGCGGTCAGGCCGTGCAGCAGCGCGCCGAGCAGCAGCGCGCAGGCCGCGCCGACCGCGAGGTAGGGCACCAGGCTGGACGGCCGCTGCTCGGTCACCGGCTCCTCGGGCCGGCCGCCCTGGACCGCGCGCAGCTGCGTCCGCCCGGCCGCGATGATCAGCCCGGCGAACAGGAGCCAGGTCGCCAGCGTCCAGTGCTGCCGGTCCTCGGCGAGGACCCGCTGGCCGACCGAGACGAGCATGCTGCAGAACGCGGCCAGGCCGGAGAGCACCAGCGTGCGCCGGCTCACCTCGACCGGCCCGCCGAGCACCAGGCGGGCGATCGCGAAGAGCACGACCAGCAGGCCACCCGTCTTGATCATCACGACCGCCGGGACGAAGCCGCCGTGGCCCAGCACGTGCGGGTAGATCACGAAGTACCAGACGAAGAGCATCCCGGCGATCTGGACGACCGCCATGTCCAGGGCCAGCCGGGCGTTGCTGGCCGACCAGCGGGCCCGGATCGGCACGGCCAGCAGCCCGCCGAGCACCAGCAGCATCACCGTCACGTCGCCGATCCACACCATCGGGCTCGGCGACGGGTAGTCGTGGTTCCCGGTGATCAGCATGTAGGCCAGCGCCCAGCCGGTGGTCGCGGTCATCGCCGTCCAGGCCAGCGCGGTGATCGTGGCGTAGCGACGGGCTCCCCGCGCGACGGCCAGGCGGGCGCCCCGCCAGCAGAGCCAGGCGGCGATCCCGGAGAGCACCGGCGCGACCAGCCGGAAGCCGGTGATCTCGGCGGTCCACCAGGTCATGACAGCACCGCGGCGTGCAGGTGGAATCGCCCGTCGCCCTGCCGCTTGGCCACGTACATCGCGGCGTCGGCGGCCCGCAGCACGTCGTCCGGGCCGTTGCCCTGGGTGGAGAGCGCGATGCCGACGCTGGCCGGGGTACGCAGCAGGTGCCCGTCCAGGACCACCGGCTCGTTCAGCGCCTCGATGATCCGCTCGGCGACCACCAGCACGTCCTGCGGCTCGCGCAGGTCCTCGGCGACCACCACGAACTCGTCGCCGCCCAGCCGGGCCACCATGTCCTCGGTGCGCACGCACGTGCGCAGCCGGTCGGCGACCACCTTGAGCAGCATGTCCCCGGCGTCGTGGCCGTACGTGTCGTTCACCGCCTTGAACCCGTTCAGGTCCAGCAGCAGCACCCCGACCGGGCGGGCGGTCCGCCGGGAGCGGGCCAGCGCTCCGGTCAGCCGGTCCCGCAGCAGCGCCCGGTTGCCGAGCCCGGTGAGCATGTCGTACATCGCGCGCCGGATCAGCTCGGCGGTCAGCGCCACGCTCTCCAGCGCCAGCGACACCTGGCTGCGCAGCGTGTGCAGGGCCTTCACCACGTCGTCCGGCAGCGCCTCGTCGGTGGCGACGGTGAGCAGTCCGAAGAAGCGCTCCCCGTTGACCAGCGGCAGCACCATCAGCGGCCGGCCGCCGACGCGTTCCAGGCCGGGCAGGCCGAGGCCGGACCAGCCCGCGTCGTCGGCCAGCGCCTCCCCGGCGGCCAGCCGGGTGACCAGCGAGGCCGGGACGACCGCGCCCGGCACCTCGACCCCGATCAGCGCCTCGGCGTCGTGCCCGGCGGCCCGCGCGACGATCCAGGCGTCCCGGTCCGGGGCGGCGACGACGATCGCGGTACGCACGTTCCCGCATCCGGCCAGCACCGCGGTGGCGGCGTCGGCGGCGAGCCGGTGCACGTGGGCCGCGTCGGTGGCGCCGAGCATCGCGGTGCCCAGCTCGCTCAGCACGTGTTCGCGGGCCATCGCCCCGCTGAGCGCCGCCATGCTGGCGTCGAGCCGGAGCACCAGCTGGTCGTGGCGTCGCCAGCCGGCCCAGGCCAGCGCGGCCACCAGGCTGGAGAAGAGCGGGTAGCCGAGCGCCGGCAGGGGGAGCAGGCCGATGCCGAGCACATGCAGCACCAGGCAGGCGACCGCCAGGGCATACCCGGTCAGCGCCAGTCTCGGCGTCCGGAACCGCATGTGCACCCCGCTCCCGCCGCCGCACCGCACGGAGGCGTATCCGCCGTCAGTTCGGTCGGCGGGAGCCGGAGTTGAGGTCAGGCCGCGCTGGGCCCGGTGTTAACTCGGGAGCGAACCACCTCGACGACGTGCGCGACGGCCTCGTCGATGGTCACGCCGTTGCGCTGCGAGCCGTCCCGGTAGCGGAACGACACGGTCCCGCCGTTGACGTCGTCGTCGCCGGCGATCGCCATGAACGGGATCTTCTGCTGCTGCGCGGTGCGGATCTTCTTCTGCATCCGGTCGGTGGAGTAGTCCACCTCGGCCCGGATGCCCGCCTTCTTCAGCTTGGCCACGAACTCGGCCAGGTAGTCGGCGTGGTCGTCGCGGATCGGGATGCCGACCACCTGCACCGGCGCCAGCCAGGCCGGGAACGCGCCGGCGTAGTGCTCGACCAGCACGCCGAAGAACCGCTCGATCGAGCCGAACTTCGCCGAGTGGATCATCACCGGCTCCTGCCGGGTGCCGTCGGCCGCCTGGTACTCCAGGCCGAAGCCGGCCGGCTGGTTGAAGTCGTACTGAATGGTGGACATCTGCCAGGTCCGGCCGATCGCGTCCTTGCACTGAATGCTGATCTTCGGGCCGTAGAACGCCGCGCCGCCCGGGTCGAGCACCAGCTCCAGGCCGGACTCGGTGGCCGCGTCCTCCAGGACCTTGGTGGCCTTCGCCCACTGCTCGTCCGAGCCGATGAACTTGTCGCTCTTCGGGTCCCGGGTCGACAGCTCCAGGTAGTAGTCGTCCAGGCCGAAGTCGTCGAGCAGCGAGCGGACGAAGTTCAGCAGGTGCTTGATCTCGTCCGGGGCCTGCTCGGCGGTGACGTAGGAGTGCGAGTCGTCCTGGGTCAGGCCGCGCACCCGGGTCAGGCCGTGCACCACGCCGGACTTCTCGTAGCGGTAGACCGTGCCGAACTCGAACAGCCGCATCGGCAGCTCACGGTAGGACCGCCCGCGCGACCTGAAGATCAGGTTGTGCATCGGGCAGTTCATCGCCTTGAGGTAGTAGTTCGCCCCCTCCAGCTCCATCGGGGGGAACATGGTGTCCTTGTAGTAGGGCAGGTGTCCCGAGGTGTGGAACAGCCCTTCCTTGGTGATGTGCGGGGTGCCGACGTACTGGAAGCCCTCTTCGATGTGGCGGGCGCGGACGTAGTCCTCCATCTCGCGCTTGATCACGCCACCCTTCGGGTGGAAGACCACCAGACCCGACCCGATTTCATCGGGGAAGGAGAAGAGATCCAGCTCGCTGCCCAACTTGCGGTGGTCCCGGCGCTCGGCTTCGGCAAGACGATTGAGGTACGCCTTGAGCTCGTCCCGCGACGGCCACGCCGTACCGTAAATCCTCTGAAGTTGGGGGTTCTTCTCGGAACCGCGCCAGTAGGCGGCGGCCGAGCGCATCAGCTTGAACGCCGGGATCAGCCGGGTCGACGGCAGGTGCGGCCCGCGGCAGAGGTCGCCCCAGACCCGCTCGCCGTCCTTGTTCAGGTTGTCGTAGTGGGTGAGCTCGCCGGCGCCGACCGCGGCGGCCTCCTCGTCCACGTCACCCTTGATGTCGACCAGCTCGAGCTTGAACGGCTCGCCCTTGAGCTCGGCCTTCGCCTCGTCGAGCGAGGAGTACTCCCGGCGGCGGAACGTCTGGCCGGCCTTGACGATGTCCTGCATCCGCTTCTCGAGCTTCGTCAGGTCCTCGGGCTGGAACGGCTTCTCGACGTCGAAGTCGTAGTAGAAGCCGTCCCGGATCGGCGGGCCGATGCCCAGCTTGGCCTCCGGGAACACGTCCTGCACGGCCTGCGCGAGCACGTGCGCGGTCGAGTGCCGCAGCACGTCCAGACCGTCCGGCTCGTCGATGTGGACCGGGGTGACCTCGGTGTCGGCGGCCGGCGCCCAGGCCAGGTCGCGCAGCCGGCCGTCGGCCTCCCGGACCACGACGATCGCCCGCGGTCCGTTGGCCGGAAGCCCGGCGGCGGCCACCGCGTCGGCCGCCGTAGTCCCGGCCGGGACGACTAGTGGGTCGGCCGCGACGGGTGTACGGGGTGCAGACACGGTGATCTCCATTCAGAAAGTGACTTGTGGTCCTGATGCTATCCGCCTGCGGATTACTCTCCGCTCGCGGCGGCCAGCCACGCCGGGAGCGGTTCCCGGGCGGCGAGCCAGTCCTCCGGGATCCCCTCGATCCCGGTGTACGCCGCCACCACTCCCCCGGCGATCGCCGCGGTGGTGTCCACGTCCCCGCCGGCGACCACGCACGCCGCCACCGCGGCCGGGAAGTCCTCGAGATAGCGGTCCGCCACCCAGAGCGCGAACGGCACGGTGTCCTGCGCGGTCGCCTGCCCGCCGCTGCCCAGCCGCTCGGCCGCCTCCGCCAGCGACCCGGTCAGCCCGGCCGCCGTGGTCAGCCCGTCGTGGACCACGCCCGGCGCGGTGTGCGCCGCCACCGCCAGCAGCAGCTGGCCGGGGTCCGGCTTGTGCCCGTTGAGCCGGGACGCGGCGGCGAACGCGGCGGCCACCGACACCGCCACCCCGCCGGCGATCCCCTCCGGATGCGCGTGGGTCACCTCGGCGGCGCGGACGCCCTGGAGCGCCGCGTGCGGGAGCGAGTCGGCGTGCCAGGCCCCGAGCGGCGCCGCGCGCATGGCCGCCCCGTTGCCGCACGAGCCCTGCCCGTTGAACGCCGCCGCCGCGGCGATCGGCCACGGCAGGCCCTCCCGGATCTGGCGGAGCATCACCACCGCGCCCGGCCCGTACCCTCGATACGGCTCGAAGACGGCGCCCAGCCGGTCGGCGAAGGCGTCCCGGTCGAAGTCGCCCTCGTCCAGGGTGGCGACCAGGCAGCAGGCCTGTTCGGTGTCGTCGGTCCAGTCCCACAGCGGGGCCGGAGTGCGGGCTTCGAGGAGGTCGGCGGGCTTGTTGCCGGGCACGAAGTACTGGGCGCCGAGCGCGTCGCCGACACTGAGGCCGGCCAGGCTGTCCAGGGCCAGCGCGAGGCGCGTACCGGGGAAAAGAGTGAATGACATCGGTACTTCGGATCGTATTCCATCACTGAGGGTCATCAAAACATCTCACTCCATGACCCTTTAGGTTCTGCCCGCCGAAGACAGTACGGTCTTCGCATGGCCACGGTGTTGCTCGTCGAGGACGACCATGTCGTGCGCGGCGCCATGCTCCGTTCGCTAGCCGACCGGGGGCACGCCGTGCACGCCGTCGGCACCGCTCTGGAGGCGCTCCGGCGGGTCGCCGCGGAGACGCCCGACCTGGTCGTTCTCGACCTCGGGCTGCCCGATCTGGACGGTTCGGACGCGCTGCGCATGCTGCGTGGCATCACCGATGTGCCGATCATCATCGCCACCGCGCGCGACGACGAGCAGACCGTCGTGCGCCTGCTGCGGGCCGGCGCCGACGACTACATGGTCAAGCCGTTCACCGGCGCCCACCTGGACGCGCGAATAGCCACCGTGTTGCGCCGGGTCGGCCGCGCCAGCCGCGCCGCCCAGCCCGCCGTCCACGAGGTCGGCGAGCTCCGGGTCGACGTGGGCGAGCGCAGCGCCACCCTGGGCGACCAGTCGCTGGCGCTGACCCGCAAGGAATTCGACCTGCTGGCGTACCTGGCGGCCCGTCCGGGCCGGGTGGTTTCCCGTCGTGAGCTGTTGGAGGAGGTATGGCGGCAGCCCTCGGTCGGCGAGGACCAGACCATCGACGTGCATTTGTACTGGCTCCGCCGGAAACTGGGCGAGTCCGCGGCGAAGCCCCGCTACCTGCGCACCGTGCGGGGGGTCGGATTCCGGTTGGTGGCTCCGGACTGAGGTTGCGGCTGGCGTACACGACCGCCGCCACCACCGCCGTCGCCGCCCTGGTGTTCCTCGTGCCGCTGGGCTGGGGCCTGCGCTCCGACCACCGTGAGGAGGCGCTCGCCGCCGCCGAACGGGAGACCGCCACGGTCGCCGGCGCCCTCGTCGCCGGGGCCGGCGAGAAGGGCGTGGCCGCCGCGGTCGCAGCGGCCGGCAACCCGATCGTGCACACCCCAGGCCTCGCGCCCACCGCCGGCGGCCGGGCCAGCGCCGTCGAGATCGACAAGGCCGCCTCGACCGCCGGGGCCAGCCTCGTCGACGTCGACGGCGGCATGATGCGGCTGGAGCCGGTCACCGCGAACGGCAGGTCCTTCGTGATCGAGGCGTTCGTGCCGGACGGTGAGCTCGGGGCGAACACGGCGCGTGACTGGTGGCTGCTGCTCGGACTGGCCGTAGTGCTGGTCGGCGGCTCGGTGATCGTGGTGGACCGGCTCGCCCGGGGCGCCGTCGACTCGGCGAACAACCTGGTCGAGGCGGCGCTCGCGGTCGGCGACGGGGACCTGGGCGTGCGCATACACCCCTCCGGGCCGCGCGAGCTGGCCGAGGCGGGGTACGCGTTCAACCGGATGGCCGACCGCCTGATCTCGGCCCGCACCGACGAGCGGGAACTGGTCGCCGACCTGTCGCACCGGCTGCGCACGCCGCTGACCGCGCTGCGCCTGGACGCCGAGGCCCTCGACCCGGACGACACCCAGATCATCGACCTCACCGCGGACGAGGTGGACCGCCGGCGCGGCATCCGGCGCATCCGGCAGGCCATCACCACGCTGGAGGACGAGGTCAACTCCCTGATCAACACCACCCGCCAGGCGGTCGCCGCGCAGGTGGCGGCGACACCGGAGGAGGGTCTCTGCGACGCCAGCGAGGTGGTCCGGGAACGCATGACGTTCTGGTCCGCGCTCGCCGAGGACCAGGACCGGCAGTACCGGGTGAACGGCGCGCACGTGCGGATCCCGGTGCCGGTGCCGCGCGCCGAGCTGGCCGCGGCGCTCGACGCGGTGCTCGGCAACGTGTTCCGCTACACCCCGCAGGGCACCGCGTTCGAGGTGGTGCTCTCCCGCCGGGAAGGCTGGGTGGCGCTGCGCGTGGACGACGCCGGCCCGGGCATCCCGGACCCGGAGAAGGCGATGCGCCGCGGCCAGAGCCAGCAGGGCTCGACCGGCCTCGGCCTGGACATCGCCCGCCGGATGACCCAGTCCACCGGCGGCTCGGTCAGCCTGGACCGGGCCTCGCTGGGCGGCGCGAGCGTGGTCATGCTGATCGCGGACGCCGAGGCCACCCCGAAGACACCCAGCCGCTTCGGACTCGTCGGCCGTGGTGGCCGCGGGCGCCGTGGTCAGCAGACACAGTGAAACGCAAGCCCTCTCCCCCGTACGGAACAGAAGTTGCTTAGATCTGTTTTAAGAGTGTTCCCCTGGCTCGCCCGGACTGGCAGTGTTCGCTCCGATCCCATCCGGTTCCCCGGCCCGCTCACCGCACGTCCCCATCGCCGCGGCCGGCGGAGCCCCGGCGCGGTGGGTGGGGGGCACCCCATGGCCCCCGCCCACCGCGCACCAGCACGGCCTGCACGACAGATCCGACAAGGAGACGCTTTGTCCGCGCATCGCCGGTCAGCGTTCCGCGGGTCGCCCATCGGGCGGCGCCGTGCCGGGGATGGCCAGCAGGCGAAGCCACGCTCCGTCACCGGCCGGATGCTTCCGGTCGTGCTCGGGCTGGCGCTGCTCGGGGTCGGCGGCGTGGTCGGCCCCAGCGTGATCGGCGCCTCCTCGAAGGACGACCCGGGCCGGTTCGAGCTCACCGCGCTGCCCAAGGACGCTCCCGACCAGGGCCTGGTCTACGAGGGACTGAAGCCGGCCGCCTCGAACGCGCTCTGCTCCGGCTCCTACCTGCTCTTCGACGAGACCTGCACGCACGGGCCGGACCGCGCGCCCACCGGGCTGTCGGTCCGTAGGGACGTCGACCCGGTCACCGCGGCCACCCAGCTGCCCGACTCGGTCCGCACGATCCAGACCTCGGACGTCCCGTCGGACGCGGAGATCGCCCGGGACCTGGGCGGCAGCGCGCTCACCAAGGACGCCCCGGCCCTGCTCGCCGACCCGGCGCCGGGCAACGCCGACTTCGTGCTCGGCCCGGCCGGCGTGGCCTGCGCCGACGACGGGCAGAGCGGCAAGCGGGTGCAGCTGCTCTACCTGTACGCGGCCGGCACCGCCACCCGCTACAACACGTACGTCAACTCGTTCCGCACCTGGGCGGCCGGCGTCGACACGATCTTCGACGCCAGCGCCGGTGAGACCGGCGGGTCCCGGCACGTGCGGTACGTGACCACCCCGGAGTGCACCGTCTCGGTCTCCGAGGTGGAGCTGCCGGCCGGCTCGCTCGACTCGTTCGCGGCGACCACCAAGGCGCTGGGCAACCTCGGCTACAACCGGGCCGACCGCAAGTACCTGATGTTCTCCGACGCGAACGTCTACTGCGGCATCGGCACGTACGTCGACGACAAGCGCCCCGGCCGCACCAACCGCAACAACGCCGGCCCGTCCTACGCCCGGGTCGACTCCGGCTGCTGGAGCTCGGTGATGGCCGCGCACGAGCTGACCCACGTGCTCGGCGCGGTGCTCAACGGCGCCCCGAACGGGACCGGCGCGGGCGGCTGCACCGACGACTACGACCTGCTCTGCGGCCCGGACCGGGCGGGCAGGGCGGAACGCCAGGCCTGCCCGAAGTCGCACGAGGTGCGGCTGGACTGCGGCCACGACGACTACTTCAACACCAACCCGAAGCCGGGCAGCTACCTGGACACCCACTGGAACGTGGCGCTCAGCGACTTCCTGCTGCGCAGCGACGGTGGCGACGACATCCCGGACGTGCCCGGCGCGGTCACCCCGGACCCGGCGCAGAGCGCCGCGGAGCCGCCCGCCCAGCCGGGTGCCGCGCCCAGCGGAGCGGTCCCGTCGGCGAGTGCCGGCACCGGCTCGGCCGCCCCGAGCGGCACGCCGAGCGCGTCCGGCTCGGCGGTGCCCGGCGCCAGCGCCGGCGCCGGCCTGGACACCGAGCCGGCCGCCTACCAGGCCGAGTCGGGCACCGGGGACCAGGACGCCGGGGCGCCCTCGTCGGGCGACTCCCAGGACGTCCTGGAGATCCGCGACGCGACGAGCATGGCGGTCCGGCTGACCTGGAGCGCCGCGTCCGACAACGCGACCTACGAGGTCTCGGTGGACGGCAAGCCGGTGGCGACCACGAAGGCGACCCGGGCCCGGCTGATCGGGCTGAAGCCGGACGCCACGTACCAGGTGGAGATCAAGAGCAAGACCGGCGGCTACCACGCGAAGGGCGCGGCCAAGACCGCGCCGGCCGCCCGGCCGGTGCAGAACTCCTGGTTCGTGCTGACCAACTCGCTCACCGGCGGCGCCGCCGACCTCTACGCGGCCCGCGCGGCGGACGGCACCCCGGCCACCCTGAGCTCGGCCGACGGCGGCAACCAGCAGCAGTGGCAGCTCGCCCCGGCGGCGGAGGCCGACAACACGTACACGCTGATCTCCCGGGCCAGCGGCAAGTGCCTGATGCCGCTGGGCGGGACGCCGGTGGCCGGCGCGCCCCTGGTCCAGGGCGACTGTTCGAGCCCCGGCACCCGCTGGCGGCTGCAGGCCTCCGCGTTCGGCTTCACACTGCGCAGCGAGACCGGCAACCTGGCGGTCGGCGTCGGCGAGCAGCGCTTCGGCTGGCACCGGGTGCTGGCCCTCGAACCGGACCTCGGCCAGCGGCACCAGAGCTGGACCGCGGTACCCAGCTAGGCCCCCCATCCCCCAGACAGGAGAGCAGCGATGCGCGATGTGCTGAGCGAGCCGGCGACCGAGGAGGAACCCCCGGCGCGCTTCAACCGCCGGCGGCTGATCCGCTGGCTGACCATCCTCACCATCGGCACCGTGGCGATGCTCGCCCTCTGGCAGGACCCGCTCTACCCGTGATCGGGGCGCCTCCTGGCCGGGGAGGCACCCCGGGCGGCGGTCAGCCGGCGTAGGCGTCGATCTCGGCGAGCAGCGTGGTCTTGCCGGCCGCGGGCAGGAAGCTGTGCCGGACCGCGCTGCGGGCCAGGTCCGCCACGCCGGCGGTGTCCAGGCCGAGCAGGTCGGCGGCGACCGCGTACTCGTTCTCCAGCGTGGTCCCGAACATCGGCGGGTCGTCGGAGTTCACGGTGACCGGCACCCCGGCCGCCACCAGCTTCCCGATCGGGTGCTCGGCCAGGTCGGCCACCGCCCGGGTACGCAGGTTCGAGGTCGGGCACACCTCCAGGGCGATCTGGTGCTCGGCCAGGTACGCCAGCAGCCGCTCGTCCTGAGCCGCCGCGATCCCGTGACCGATCCGCTCCGCCCCGAGCTCCCGGATCGCGTCCCAGATCGTCTCCGGCCCGGTGGTCTCCCCGGCGTGCGGCACGCTGTGCAGACCGGCGGCCCGGGCCTTGTCGAACCAGGGCTTGAACTGCGGCCGCGGCACCCCGATCTCCGGCCCGCCCAGGCCGAAACTGATCAGCCCGTCCGGCTGCTCGTCGAGGGCGATCCGCAGCGTCTCCTCGGCCGCCGGCAGTCCGGCCTCGCCGGGGATGTCGAAGCACCACGCCAGGTC encodes:
- a CDS encoding ADP-ribosylglycohydrolase family protein, with the protein product MSFTLFPGTRLALALDSLAGLSVGDALGAQYFVPGNKPADLLEARTPAPLWDWTDDTEQACCLVATLDEGDFDRDAFADRLGAVFEPYRGYGPGAVVMLRQIREGLPWPIAAAAAFNGQGSCGNGAAMRAAPLGAWHADSLPHAALQGVRAAEVTHAHPEGIAGGVAVSVAAAFAAASRLNGHKPDPGQLLLAVAAHTAPGVVHDGLTTAAGLTGSLAEAAERLGSGGQATAQDTVPFALWVADRYLEDFPAAVAACVVAGGDVDTTAAIAGGVVAAYTGIEGIPEDWLAAREPLPAWLAAASGE
- a CDS encoding HIT domain-containing protein, which produces MDATDGLERLWTPHRMPYITGENAPAGCPLCQAPDLPESDTLVVARGVTVFAVLNLYPYNPGHLMVCPYRHVADYTDLTEEETVETAAFTRTAMRVIRAVSRPHGFNLGMNQGAVAGAGIAAHLHQHVVPRWGGDANFMPVIGQTKILPQLLAETRLMLAKAWPA
- a CDS encoding response regulator transcription factor yields the protein MATVLLVEDDHVVRGAMLRSLADRGHAVHAVGTALEALRRVAAETPDLVVLDLGLPDLDGSDALRMLRGITDVPIIIATARDDEQTVVRLLRAGADDYMVKPFTGAHLDARIATVLRRVGRASRAAQPAVHEVGELRVDVGERSATLGDQSLALTRKEFDLLAYLAARPGRVVSRRELLEEVWRQPSVGEDQTIDVHLYWLRRKLGESAAKPRYLRTVRGVGFRLVAPD
- the thrS gene encoding threonine--tRNA ligase; translation: MSAPRTPVAADPLVVPAGTTAADAVAAAGLPANGPRAIVVVREADGRLRDLAWAPAADTEVTPVHIDEPDGLDVLRHSTAHVLAQAVQDVFPEAKLGIGPPIRDGFYYDFDVEKPFQPEDLTKLEKRMQDIVKAGQTFRRREYSSLDEAKAELKGEPFKLELVDIKGDVDEEAAAVGAGELTHYDNLNKDGERVWGDLCRGPHLPSTRLIPAFKLMRSAAAYWRGSEKNPQLQRIYGTAWPSRDELKAYLNRLAEAERRDHRKLGSELDLFSFPDEIGSGLVVFHPKGGVIKREMEDYVRARHIEEGFQYVGTPHITKEGLFHTSGHLPYYKDTMFPPMELEGANYYLKAMNCPMHNLIFRSRGRSYRELPMRLFEFGTVYRYEKSGVVHGLTRVRGLTQDDSHSYVTAEQAPDEIKHLLNFVRSLLDDFGLDDYYLELSTRDPKSDKFIGSDEQWAKATKVLEDAATESGLELVLDPGGAAFYGPKISIQCKDAIGRTWQMSTIQYDFNQPAGFGLEYQAADGTRQEPVMIHSAKFGSIERFFGVLVEHYAGAFPAWLAPVQVVGIPIRDDHADYLAEFVAKLKKAGIRAEVDYSTDRMQKKIRTAQQQKIPFMAIAGDDDVNGGTVSFRYRDGSQRNGVTIDEAVAHVVEVVRSRVNTGPSAA
- a CDS encoding sensor domain-containing diguanylate cyclase; the encoded protein is MRFRTPRLALTGYALAVACLVLHVLGIGLLPLPALGYPLFSSLVAALAWAGWRRHDQLVLRLDASMAALSGAMAREHVLSELGTAMLGATDAAHVHRLAADAATAVLAGCGNVRTAIVVAAPDRDAWIVARAAGHDAEALIGVEVPGAVVPASLVTRLAAGEALADDAGWSGLGLPGLERVGGRPLMVLPLVNGERFFGLLTVATDEALPDDVVKALHTLRSQVSLALESVALTAELIRRAMYDMLTGLGNRALLRDRLTGALARSRRTARPVGVLLLDLNGFKAVNDTYGHDAGDMLLKVVADRLRTCVRTEDMVARLGGDEFVVVAEDLREPQDVLVVAERIIEALNEPVVLDGHLLRTPASVGIALSTQGNGPDDVLRAADAAMYVAKRQGDGRFHLHAAVLS
- a CDS encoding GGDEF domain-containing protein, with the protein product MTWWTAEITGFRLVAPVLSGIAAWLCWRGARLAVARGARRYATITALAWTAMTATTGWALAYMLITGNHDYPSPSPMVWIGDVTVMLLVLGGLLAVPIRARWSASNARLALDMAVVQIAGMLFVWYFVIYPHVLGHGGFVPAVVMIKTGGLLVVLFAIARLVLGGPVEVSRRTLVLSGLAAFCSMLVSVGQRVLAEDRQHWTLATWLLFAGLIIAAGRTQLRAVQGGRPEEPVTEQRPSSLVPYLAVGAACALLLGALLHGLTARYWPVVAGSILLTGLVVTRQVIALRDNSRLLVRLDAGLGALRQAMTREQILNDLGTGLLTTNDANEVQRLAAAAAAALVDGCPGARTVIVSVTPEDPDVWSVLHAAGSGAETVAGFRLPGEAVPASLLVRLASGEVIAGRTLAALGLTGMDALGDRPVMLLPLLNGARFFGILLVGAEDELPEDVVTSLRTLRTQVSLALDSVALTAELTRRAMHDMLTGLGNRALLWDRLTGSLARAKRTDRRVGVLLLDLNGFKPVNDTYGHDVGDGVLRIVADRLRTCVRTEDTVARLGGDEFVILAEDLNEPAGARVIAERVVQALDETMVVDGHVLRTPASIGIALSGPGQGADDVLRDADAAMYVAKRGGTGRYHVHDLGATTA